The following coding sequences are from one Streptomyces venezuelae window:
- a CDS encoding chaplin, protein MSRTTKALALSAVAAAAVAGSAGVAAADSGAQGAATNSPGVISGNNAQVPIHVPVNVCGNSVNVIGLLNPAFGNTCVND, encoded by the coding sequence ATGTCCCGTACCACCAAGGCTCTTGCCCTGTCCGCTGTCGCCGCCGCCGCCGTGGCCGGCTCCGCGGGCGTCGCCGCCGCCGACAGCGGCGCGCAGGGCGCTGCCACCAACTCCCCCGGCGTGATCTCGGGCAACAACGCGCAGGTTCCGATCCACGTTCCCGTCAACGTGTGCGGCAACAGCGTCAACGTCATCGGTCTGCTGAACCCGGCGTTCGGCAACACGTGCGTCAACGACTGA
- a CDS encoding DUF5949 family protein: MTSTSSEQRPFRATDLGTVAVLAWSGEHPEDEKDMPFLLAYSLGDTEGGPEATAEAMSRLLEDAGLPIGGPLLDGARNPSLPVSLLVEGDHAVVSMPQLNAQCVAPPEWLAAVKKRGHAYFMATTRAWPDAKPGEPVSEERLTEFAGAEETMLSAAHCLLPARSLRR, translated from the coding sequence ATGACCTCAACTTCCAGCGAACAGCGCCCCTTCCGAGCAACTGATCTGGGAACCGTGGCTGTTCTCGCCTGGAGCGGCGAACACCCCGAGGACGAGAAGGACATGCCCTTCCTGCTGGCCTACTCCCTCGGAGACACCGAGGGCGGCCCGGAGGCCACCGCCGAAGCGATGAGCCGCCTCCTCGAGGACGCCGGACTGCCCATCGGCGGCCCGCTGCTCGACGGGGCACGCAACCCGTCCCTGCCGGTCAGCCTCCTCGTCGAGGGCGACCACGCCGTCGTCAGCATGCCCCAGCTCAACGCCCAGTGCGTGGCACCGCCGGAATGGCTGGCCGCCGTCAAGAAGCGCGGCCACGCCTACTTCATGGCCACCACGCGCGCGTGGCCGGACGCCAAACCGGGCGAGCCCGTCTCCGAGGAGCGACTCACCGAGTTCGCCGGGGCCGAGGAGACCATGCTGAGCGCGGCGCACTGCCTGCTGCCCGCCCGCAGCCTGCGCCGATGA
- a CDS encoding vitamin K epoxide reductase family protein: MSRTTDLPHRVPLQAVGAPGAARTAPAAPVPAAGRRLGLLLAVTGAAGLLAAWVITLDKLHLMKDPDYVPACSLNPVVACGNIMRSEQAEAFGFPNPMLGLVAYAVVICVGAGLIGGARFPRWYWLTFNAGTAFGVAFCGWLQFQSLYRINSLCLWCCLAWAATTLMFWYVTAHSVRSRFLPAPSWLRTALGEFTWVFPALHLGVIGMLILTRWWDFWTA; encoded by the coding sequence ATGAGCCGCACCACCGACCTGCCGCACCGGGTACCGCTCCAAGCCGTCGGCGCCCCCGGTGCGGCGCGCACCGCACCCGCCGCGCCCGTCCCCGCCGCAGGCCGACGGCTCGGCCTGCTCCTGGCCGTCACCGGCGCGGCAGGGCTCCTCGCCGCCTGGGTCATCACCCTCGACAAGCTCCACCTGATGAAGGACCCGGACTACGTCCCCGCGTGCAGCCTCAATCCCGTGGTCGCCTGCGGCAACATCATGCGGAGCGAACAGGCCGAGGCCTTCGGATTCCCCAACCCGATGCTGGGACTGGTCGCCTACGCCGTCGTCATCTGCGTCGGCGCCGGGCTGATCGGCGGCGCACGCTTTCCCCGTTGGTACTGGCTCACTTTCAACGCCGGCACGGCATTCGGTGTCGCGTTCTGCGGCTGGCTGCAATTCCAGTCCCTCTACCGGATCAATTCACTGTGCCTCTGGTGCTGCCTCGCCTGGGCCGCCACCACGCTCATGTTCTGGTACGTGACAGCGCACAGCGTACGGTCCCGATTCCTGCCCGCACCCTCATGGCTGCGCACCGCTCTCGGTGAATTCACGTGGGTCTTTCCCGCCCTGCACCTGGGCGTCATCGGAATGCTGATCCTGACGCGCTGGTGGGACTTCTGGACCGCCTGA
- a CDS encoding tyrosinase cofactor, translating to MGSSFLDRMTRRHLIGTAAAACLAAAGITRAVPDTPPQDPSGDTPFDETYRGRRIQGEPTAHQGGHASAGWRITVDGRQLGLMRRADGSYLSMVDHYQSYATPLAAAQGAVDELGPLRALTGRTH from the coding sequence ATGGGCTCCTCGTTCCTCGACCGCATGACCCGCCGCCACCTGATCGGTACCGCCGCCGCGGCGTGCCTGGCGGCGGCGGGCATCACCCGCGCCGTACCGGACACGCCCCCGCAGGACCCGTCCGGCGACACACCGTTCGACGAGACGTACCGGGGGCGGCGCATCCAGGGCGAACCCACGGCGCACCAGGGCGGCCACGCCTCCGCGGGCTGGCGGATCACCGTCGACGGACGGCAGCTCGGCCTCATGCGCCGCGCGGACGGCAGCTACCTGAGCATGGTGGACCACTACCAGTCGTACGCGACTCCGCTCGCGGCCGCGCAAGGAGCCGTCGACGAGCTCGGCCCCCTCCGCGCCCTCACCGGCCGCACACACTGA
- a CDS encoding tyrosinase family protein: MTHVRRNQRSLSRAERRRFVDAVLKLKRRGEYDEFVRTHIDFYVSDGDDRLRVAHMTPSFFPWHRRFLLEFERALRRVDPAVTVPYWDWTKDRGRGGTLWGADLMGGNGRRGDRQVMTGPFAYRNGHWTIKEDVTDGEFLTRDFGRPQDPIDLPTARDVAWAMDDPRYDVPPWDSTAPEGFRNKLEGWTSARGKERWRNHNRVHRWVGGHMLGGASVNDPVFWLNHAFVDLLWDRWQRRHPRSARYLPERPPEPGQRQYRRIVARHEPMPPWDAGPDELLDHEGLYAYGD; the protein is encoded by the coding sequence ATGACCCACGTGCGCAGGAACCAGCGCAGCCTGAGCAGGGCGGAGCGGCGCCGCTTCGTCGACGCGGTGCTGAAGCTGAAACGCCGGGGTGAGTACGACGAATTCGTCCGCACGCACATCGACTTCTACGTGTCGGACGGCGACGACCGGCTCCGCGTCGCCCACATGACGCCGTCGTTCTTCCCCTGGCACCGCCGCTTCCTGCTGGAGTTCGAGCGGGCCCTGCGGCGCGTGGACCCCGCCGTCACCGTCCCCTACTGGGACTGGACGAAGGACCGCGGGCGCGGCGGCACGCTCTGGGGGGCCGATCTGATGGGCGGCAACGGACGCCGGGGCGACCGGCAGGTCATGACCGGTCCCTTCGCGTACCGGAACGGGCACTGGACCATCAAGGAGGACGTCACCGACGGCGAGTTCCTCACCCGCGACTTCGGCCGCCCGCAGGACCCCATCGACCTGCCCACGGCACGGGACGTGGCCTGGGCCATGGACGACCCCCGCTACGACGTGCCGCCGTGGGACTCGACGGCGCCCGAGGGCTTCCGCAACAAGCTGGAGGGCTGGACGTCGGCGCGGGGCAAGGAACGCTGGCGCAACCACAACCGCGTCCACCGCTGGGTCGGCGGACACATGCTGGGCGGCGCCTCCGTGAACGACCCGGTCTTCTGGCTGAACCACGCCTTCGTCGACCTGCTGTGGGACCGGTGGCAGCGCCGTCACCCCCGCTCCGCGCGCTACCTCCCGGAGCGGCCGCCCGAGCCCGGTCAGCGGCAGTACCGACGCATCGTCGCCCGACACGAGCCGATGCCGCCGTGGGACGCCGGACCGGACGAGCTCCTCGACCACGAGGGGCTCTACGCGTACGGGGATTAG
- a CDS encoding STAS domain-containing protein translates to MSPHRLSIAGLAHSDVCAVLRLSGELDRASEKFFMDTLAVPVDAGRSHIILDVTALTFCDSRGLNCLLALHWLLRRRAGALMLAGVGRRLAALLEHSGSTALFSSHTSVGQALRSLPEPARPHWPPPADRSSDEGVSPPA, encoded by the coding sequence ATGTCGCCGCACCGTCTGTCCATCGCGGGCCTCGCGCACTCCGACGTCTGCGCCGTGCTGCGGCTCAGCGGCGAACTCGACCGGGCGTCCGAGAAGTTCTTCATGGACACGCTGGCCGTCCCGGTCGACGCGGGCCGGAGCCACATCATCCTCGACGTGACCGCCCTGACGTTCTGCGACTCGCGTGGTCTGAACTGCCTGCTCGCCCTGCACTGGCTCCTGCGGCGCAGAGCCGGCGCCCTGATGCTCGCGGGCGTGGGCCGCCGCCTCGCCGCGCTGCTCGAACACAGCGGCAGCACGGCCCTGTTCTCGTCGCACACCTCGGTCGGTCAGGCCCTGCGCTCCCTGCCTGAGCCCGCCCGGCCGCACTGGCCGCCGCCCGCGGACCGGAGTTCGGACGAGGGCGTGTCCCCACCCGCGTAG
- a CDS encoding DUF3344 domain-containing protein, whose protein sequence is MRHSLGLRRVFVIPLALAACLTATGTGSAAPPGTEKTRIDFAQRYRALQHGGIVRAANSAITCRRAVDRTAESCARARGGLPGANDDSDMFYVDVDDDPNTYNSSTGEVRLPPHSRVSYARLYWGGNLRAGEQKPPKDNGRVLIAEPGGAYKPVIADTPVGHRVTDGADAFQASADVTRLVRSAGGGTYTVAQVNVAKGHSKAGAWGGWTLVVAYENAAEPLRALAVYDGFDATGGRGHRHAVRLRGVPGGTAGTVGVVAYDGDRGRRGDTVAASSGRTRPVPLTDAANPAGDALNSTISEPGAPARRTPAYPNTLGYDSDVFPLAAGHKRRGDLTVHLASQDPAWVGVVFAAVAAKR, encoded by the coding sequence ATGCGTCACTCCCTGGGCCTGCGTCGCGTGTTCGTCATCCCCCTCGCACTGGCCGCGTGCCTCACCGCGACCGGGACCGGCTCGGCCGCCCCGCCCGGCACCGAGAAGACGCGCATCGATTTCGCGCAGCGCTACAGAGCGCTCCAGCACGGCGGGATCGTCCGGGCCGCCAACTCGGCGATCACCTGCCGCCGCGCGGTGGACCGTACGGCGGAGTCCTGCGCCCGTGCGCGAGGCGGCCTTCCGGGTGCGAACGACGACTCCGACATGTTCTACGTCGACGTCGACGACGACCCGAACACCTACAACTCCAGCACGGGCGAGGTCCGGCTGCCCCCGCACTCCCGCGTCTCCTACGCGCGGCTGTACTGGGGCGGCAACCTGCGGGCCGGTGAGCAGAAACCCCCCAAGGACAACGGGCGGGTGCTGATCGCCGAGCCCGGCGGCGCCTACAAGCCGGTCATCGCCGACACCCCGGTCGGCCACCGCGTCACCGACGGCGCCGACGCCTTCCAGGCCTCAGCCGACGTGACCCGGCTCGTCCGCTCGGCGGGCGGCGGCACGTACACCGTGGCGCAGGTCAACGTCGCCAAGGGGCACTCGAAAGCCGGTGCCTGGGGCGGCTGGACGCTGGTCGTGGCGTACGAGAACGCGGCCGAACCGCTGCGCGCCCTCGCCGTGTACGACGGCTTCGACGCGACCGGCGGGCGCGGCCACCGGCACGCGGTGCGGCTGCGCGGCGTGCCGGGTGGGACGGCGGGCACCGTCGGCGTGGTCGCGTACGACGGCGACCGCGGGCGGCGCGGCGACACGGTGGCCGCCTCGTCCGGACGCACCCGCCCCGTGCCGTTGACGGACGCCGCCAACCCGGCCGGTGACGCGCTCAACTCGACCATCAGCGAGCCGGGGGCCCCCGCCCGCAGGACCCCCGCGTACCCGAACACCCTCGGCTACGACTCCGACGTCTTCCCACTGGCCGCGGGCCACAAGCGGCGCGGCGACCTCACGGTCCACCTCGCCTCGCAGGACCCGGCGTGGGTGGGCGTGGTCTTCGCCGCCGTCGCCGCGAAGCGCTAG
- a CDS encoding chaplin codes for MSRIAKAAAVTLSTGAVLIGGAGMATADAGAQGAAIGSPGVLSGNLLQAPINVPVNVCGNTVDVIGLLNPTFGNKCANDGGGKGHHGGHHGGGAGYGN; via the coding sequence ATGTCTCGCATCGCGAAGGCAGCCGCTGTCACCCTCAGCACCGGAGCCGTCCTCATCGGCGGTGCCGGCATGGCCACGGCGGACGCCGGTGCGCAGGGCGCCGCGATCGGTTCCCCCGGCGTCCTCTCGGGCAACCTGCTCCAGGCCCCGATCAACGTCCCGGTGAACGTGTGCGGCAACACCGTCGACGTCATCGGCCTGCTGAACCCCACCTTCGGCAACAAGTGCGCCAACGACGGGGGCGGCAAGGGCCACCACGGCGGCCACCACGGCGGCGGCGCCGGCTACGGCAACTGA
- a CDS encoding FAD-dependent monooxygenase translates to MKIDCVGGGPASLYLAVLAKLREPAHEVTVHERHAEGTSYGWGVTYWPDLLADLHAHDPESARLIEEQSVCWRGGFAYVGDRTTAHDGDPGHAIGRHRLRTILADRARSLGVRLEFGREIGGRADLPDADLVVAGDGAHSGLRTEHAAEFGTRVTTGANRFIWLGTTRVFTAFTFAFVETGHGWIWCYAYGFSDEHSTCVVECSATTWSALGFDRLGHAEALRLLEELFSDLLEGHELLGRKDIESHAQWQAFPTVTNAAWSHGNLALIGDAAHTTHYSIGAGTTLALRDAMSLARAVGSVAGPRELPAALAAYEQERRRALLPVQSAARHSAQWYENLPRYMALAPHQMFALLGQRHSPLLPYVPPQLYFHVDQALGRLQPLRRLKQSLGPRLARTLQSRRTPGR, encoded by the coding sequence GTGAAGATCGATTGTGTCGGTGGAGGGCCCGCCTCCTTGTACTTGGCCGTCCTCGCCAAACTCCGGGAACCGGCTCACGAGGTCACGGTCCACGAGCGGCACGCGGAAGGCACCAGTTACGGCTGGGGCGTGACGTACTGGCCAGACCTCCTGGCGGACCTGCATGCCCACGACCCCGAGTCGGCCCGCCTCATCGAGGAGCAGTCGGTGTGCTGGCGGGGCGGGTTCGCGTACGTCGGCGACCGCACCACCGCGCACGACGGCGACCCCGGCCACGCCATCGGCCGCCACCGGCTGCGTACGATCCTCGCCGACCGGGCCCGCTCCCTGGGCGTGCGCCTGGAGTTCGGCAGGGAGATCGGCGGTCGCGCGGACCTGCCCGACGCGGACCTCGTCGTCGCGGGCGACGGGGCGCACAGCGGGCTCCGCACGGAACACGCGGCGGAGTTCGGCACCCGCGTGACCACTGGTGCCAACCGCTTCATCTGGCTCGGCACCACCCGGGTCTTCACGGCGTTCACCTTCGCCTTCGTCGAGACCGGGCACGGCTGGATCTGGTGCTACGCGTACGGCTTCAGCGACGAGCACAGCACCTGCGTCGTGGAGTGCTCCGCCACCACCTGGTCGGCCCTCGGCTTCGACCGGCTCGGCCACGCGGAGGCCCTGCGCCTGCTGGAGGAGCTCTTCTCGGACCTGCTCGAAGGCCATGAGCTCCTCGGCCGCAAGGACATCGAGAGCCACGCCCAGTGGCAGGCCTTCCCGACCGTCACGAACGCGGCCTGGTCACACGGCAACCTCGCGCTCATCGGCGACGCCGCCCACACCACGCACTACTCCATCGGGGCCGGCACCACCCTCGCGCTGCGCGACGCGATGAGCCTGGCCCGCGCGGTGGGCTCCGTCGCCGGACCGCGGGAGCTGCCCGCCGCCCTCGCCGCGTACGAGCAGGAGCGCAGGCGGGCCCTGCTCCCGGTGCAGAGCGCCGCACGGCACAGCGCCCAGTGGTACGAGAACCTGCCGCGCTACATGGCCCTGGCGCCGCACCAGATGTTCGCCCTGCTCGGCCAGCGCCACTCGCCTCTGCTGCCCTACGTGCCGCCGCAGCTGTACTTCCACGTCGACCAGGCCCTCGGCCGCCTCCAGCCCCTGCGCCGGCTGAAGCAGAGCCTCGGCCCCCGCCTCGCCCGCACCCTGCAGAGCCGCCGCACACCCGGCCGCTAG
- a CDS encoding M23 family metallopeptidase, translated as MNDDIANPVEAATTRRRALGAAVGLLVGGAVPLTATRATARSDGGPPDEWDMPGASDHVCAGEYDPEFEAALAAADDRLGTEETRGPREGPPQQYALPLRRGFRVTARYGIRGDWLAGHHTGIDLGVPRGTPVYAVGSGVVLVARWSGAYGNAVTVRMPDGHYALVAHLSSIAVREGARIGAGALLGRSGATGRATGPHLHLEVRARREYGSDINPVSYLARRGVRLL; from the coding sequence ATGAACGACGACATAGCGAACCCGGTGGAAGCAGCCACCACCCGGCGCCGTGCTCTGGGCGCGGCCGTGGGGCTGCTGGTCGGAGGGGCGGTGCCGCTGACGGCGACGCGCGCGACGGCCAGATCGGACGGCGGGCCGCCGGACGAGTGGGACATGCCGGGCGCGTCCGACCACGTCTGTGCCGGTGAGTACGACCCCGAGTTCGAGGCCGCACTGGCGGCGGCGGACGACCGTCTCGGCACGGAGGAGACGCGGGGCCCACGGGAAGGACCCCCGCAGCAGTACGCGCTGCCGCTGCGCCGCGGGTTCAGGGTCACCGCGCGCTACGGCATCCGCGGCGACTGGCTGGCCGGACACCACACGGGCATCGACCTGGGCGTTCCTCGCGGGACGCCCGTCTACGCCGTGGGCTCCGGCGTCGTGCTCGTGGCGCGGTGGTCGGGTGCGTACGGCAACGCCGTGACGGTGCGGATGCCGGACGGGCACTACGCCCTCGTGGCGCACCTGTCGAGCATCGCGGTCCGTGAGGGCGCGAGGATCGGCGCCGGTGCTCTCCTCGGCAGGAGCGGCGCCACCGGACGTGCCACGGGCCCGCACCTCCATCTGGAGGTGCGGGCCCGCCGCGAGTACGGATCGGACATCAATCCGGTGAGTTACCTGGCCAGGCGCGGAGTGCGGCTCCTGTGA